TATTTTATCTATTAGGAAGGAATTTTATTTAAAATGAACTTTGTTACAAAAAAATGGGTGTTCATGAAAATTAGCTCAGCAATTCTAGTGCCCCTAATGATTTGGTTTATCTTAAATCTAGTTTCAATTTTTGATAAAGATTATATTGAGATTGTTAATTTTTTTACTACTCAACCATCTAAAATTTTAGTTTCTTTAACACTAGTATTTGCTTACTTTTTCTCAGCTTTAAGCATTAGTGAGGTATTTGAAGACTATATTCAGGATGAAAAAATCAAAAATGCCGCAAACAAAATGCTCAATATTTTTGCTATAATAGTGCCAATAATCACAATTACTATAATATTTAATTTAAGCTAATGAGTTCATATAAAATAATAGACCATGAATACGATGTTGTCGTGCTTGGTGCCGGAGGATCAGGCCTAAGAGCTGCTGTTGGTTTAAGTGAAGCAGGATTAAAAACTGCCTGTATTTCAAAAGTATTTCCAACAAGAAGTCATACCTCTGCTGCTCAAGGAGGAATTTCTGCATCTTTAGGGAACATGGGTGAAGATGATTGGCGTTGGCATATGTATGACACTGTTAAAGGTGCTGACTGGTTAGGTGACCAAGACAGTATTGAGTATCTTTGTAAAGAAGCTCCAGCAGCTGTTATAGAATTAGAAAAATATGGAGTACCATTTAGTAGAACTGATGATGGTAAAATTTATCAAAGACCTTTTGGTGGAATGACAAAAAATTATGGTAATGGTATTGTTCAAAGAACATGCGCAGCCGCAGATAGAACTGGACACGCAATACTTCATACCCTTTATGGACAAGCTTTAAAGCATAATACTGAATTTTTTATTGAATACTTTGCTCTAGATTTATTAATGAAAGATGGTGAGTGCAAAGGTCTTATTGCTTGGAATTTAAATGATGGAACAATTCATAGATTTAGAGCTCACAGTACAATAATTGCAACAGGTGGTTATGGAAAAGCTTATTACTCAGCAACTTCAGCACACACTTGTACAGGTGATGGAAATGCTATGGTTTTAAGAGCGGGTTTACCATTACAAGATATGGAGTTTGTACAATTTCACCCAACAGGAATTTATGGACATGGAACTTTAATTTCTGAAGGTGTCAGAGGTGAAGGTGGATATTTAGTTAATTCAAAAGGAGAAAGATTTATGGAGCGATATGCTCCAAAAGCAAAAGATTTAGCATCTAGAGATGTTGTAAGTAGATCAATGTCGATTGAAATTAACGAAGGTAGAGGAGTTGGTAAGGAGCAAGATCATGTTCATTTACACTTAAGTCATTTAGATAAAAGTATTATTGAAAGTAGACTTCCAGGAATAACTGAAGCAGCAAGATTATTTGCAAATGTTGATGTAACTAAAGAGCCAATACCAGTCGTTCCTACCGTTCATTATAATATGGGAGGCATTCCAACAAATTATAAAGCCGAAGTATTATCAGGAAATGATTCTGAAACGGTTCCAGGATTAATGGCAATTGGTGAGGCTGCCTGCGTTTCTGTTCATGGGGCGAATAGATTGGGGTCTAATTCTTTAATTGATTTAGTTGTATTTGGAAGGGCAGCAGCCAAGAGAGCTGCTGAAATTGTAAAACCAGGAACTCCACATGAGGATATAGGAGAGACCGAAACAAAAAAATGCTTAGAAAGATTTGATAAATTAAGAAACTCTAGTGGTGAAAATAGCACTGCAGAGCTTAGACTTTCAATGCAAAAAACCATGCAATCTAAGTGTGCTGTTTTTAGAACCCAAAAAACTCTTAAAGAGGGTGTTGATAATATTAGAAAAGCATACGATGGAATGGAATCAATTTCTGTAAAGGATAAGTCACTTGTCTTTAACACTGATTTAGTGGAAACATTGGAGTTTGATAACTTGATAAGACAAGCAATTACAACAGTGGACTCTGCTTATAATAGACAAGAGAGCAGAGGTGCACACGCAAGAGAAGATTTCCCAAAAAGAGATGATGAAAAATTTATGCAACACACTATTGCTTGGTGTAATGGAAAAGATACAAAAATTGGTTATAGGCCAGTTACAAAAACAACTTTAACAAATGAAGTTCAATACTTTCCACCACAAGAAAGAGTTTACTAGTGGTTCAAATAAATTTACCTAAAAATTCAGAAGTTGAAAAAGGTATCTATTATCAAGATAAAACTGGATCAAAAAATATCAGAAAAGTAAATGTTTATAGATGGAACCCTTCAGATGAAGAAAATCCTAGAGTAGATACTTATGAGGTAGATATGGATAATTGTCCCTCAAAAGTACTAGATATTTTAAATAAAATTAAAAATGAAATTGATCCATCATTAGCTTACAGAAGATCTTGTGCGCATGGTGTTTGTGGATCATGTGCAATGAATATGGATGGGAAAAATGGTTTAGCATGCACGAAGCCTCATTCAGAAATTGAAGGAGATATAAATATTTATCCACTACCTCATTTAAAAGTTAAAAAAGATTTAATTGGAGACTTGAGCGGATTGTATAAACAATATGAATCAATTGAGCCTTGGTTGAAAACAAATACAAAAGTTGAAACTACAGAAATTAAACAATCTCAAGAAGACAGAAAAAAATTAGATGGTGCATATGAATGCATCATGTGTGCTTGCTGTTCAACATCTTGCCCAAGTTATTGGTGGAATGGTGATAAATATTTAGGTCCTGCTGTTTTGCTTCAAGCTTATAGATGGATAGTTGATAGTAGAGACGATGAAAAAAAAGCAAGATTAAAAAAAGTAGCTGATGAGCTTAAATTATATAGGTGTCATACTATTATGAATTGTA
The nucleotide sequence above comes from Candidatus Pelagibacter giovannonii. Encoded proteins:
- the sdhA gene encoding succinate dehydrogenase flavoprotein subunit, giving the protein MSSYKIIDHEYDVVVLGAGGSGLRAAVGLSEAGLKTACISKVFPTRSHTSAAQGGISASLGNMGEDDWRWHMYDTVKGADWLGDQDSIEYLCKEAPAAVIELEKYGVPFSRTDDGKIYQRPFGGMTKNYGNGIVQRTCAAADRTGHAILHTLYGQALKHNTEFFIEYFALDLLMKDGECKGLIAWNLNDGTIHRFRAHSTIIATGGYGKAYYSATSAHTCTGDGNAMVLRAGLPLQDMEFVQFHPTGIYGHGTLISEGVRGEGGYLVNSKGERFMERYAPKAKDLASRDVVSRSMSIEINEGRGVGKEQDHVHLHLSHLDKSIIESRLPGITEAARLFANVDVTKEPIPVVPTVHYNMGGIPTNYKAEVLSGNDSETVPGLMAIGEAACVSVHGANRLGSNSLIDLVVFGRAAAKRAAEIVKPGTPHEDIGETETKKCLERFDKLRNSSGENSTAELRLSMQKTMQSKCAVFRTQKTLKEGVDNIRKAYDGMESISVKDKSLVFNTDLVETLEFDNLIRQAITTVDSAYNRQESRGAHAREDFPKRDDEKFMQHTIAWCNGKDTKIGYRPVTKTTLTNEVQYFPPQERVY
- the sdhD gene encoding succinate dehydrogenase, hydrophobic membrane anchor protein, which produces MNFVTKKWVFMKISSAILVPLMIWFILNLVSIFDKDYIEIVNFFTTQPSKILVSLTLVFAYFFSALSISEVFEDYIQDEKIKNAANKMLNIFAIIVPIITITIIFNLS
- a CDS encoding succinate dehydrogenase iron-sulfur subunit, with protein sequence MVQINLPKNSEVEKGIYYQDKTGSKNIRKVNVYRWNPSDEENPRVDTYEVDMDNCPSKVLDILNKIKNEIDPSLAYRRSCAHGVCGSCAMNMDGKNGLACTKPHSEIEGDINIYPLPHLKVKKDLIGDLSGLYKQYESIEPWLKTNTKVETTEIKQSQEDRKKLDGAYECIMCACCSTSCPSYWWNGDKYLGPAVLLQAYRWIVDSRDDEKKARLKKVADELKLYRCHTIMNCTSACPKGLNPAKAIAELKKMLATS